The DNA window CGCTCCTTCGATGTCAGGTATGGCACCAGTACAACTTGTGaattctttttacttttgtatttgtttgcTTGGGAAATGGCAACAGATTATTTCACTTGAGGATAGGCGTCCGGTGGTTTGAGAGGTTTTGaggtttattttgtttcttttgggAGTCTTTGTTGACTGTTAGCTTGGTATAGTAGGGGAATTTGGCTTACTAGCTGTATAGATTGTGTGTTTTTGACGCGTAATTTTCTGAATTTGTAGTTTCTTTAGGATGCGTGAATATATGTAAATTCTCGAAAGGCGAGGGTGGTGGTCGGTATGATTGCAGTGTTCTCTCGTGTGCATGGAAGGCTCCGAGGGTCTTGACGGGTTTTCTTGCAAGCACCACTCATTCTCGTCAGTGCTCCTCTTTCTTGTATTCAAGAAATGGCAAAAGAAGCAGAATCAATTCTGTAAGTGGTTTGTTATGCTTGAATTATACGAATTTTGACCACTGAACAGGTTACTTTATTCATTATATCatgttaacatttttttatctcgTTGTCAATTAGATTCTCCTATATTGGAACACTATCACAAGGTACCGAGTTTTGTATCTTATCCACTCTTGGAACATTTGTGGAAGTCATCCACTTATCATGTTATCATGTTTGgttcctttttcctttcccatTTTACGTTTCTGTTtagttttttataaaatatgggCTGAACAGTGAATGGTGGAAGTCTTATGTTTGGTTGAAGACTGTTCGTAGTTGCTTTCAGCAATTTTGTTGAAGTACTATCATTTTGACATCGGTATAGTTTTTCTCACCCAAATCCTCTTCTAAGGTGGCGGAGAAATACCTTCATGCCAGAAAGTATCATAGCGAATCTTCAGATACCAATTAAACATTTCTTTGAAGTAAAACAAGTCTTTTTCAAGTTTCAAGTGCCAATGAATTATTTTGACACTAATTACTTCCAATTCTATTGCATGGAAGTTACTGGAAAACAACGAACTAAATACTGAACTTTAGCATCATTCCAAAACTAATGCCAAATTATTGCAGCctcttatcttttattttatatgccTTGATAAAGATTTCTTCTGCGCANttttttttttttttttttttttttttttttttttttttttttttttttttttttgtacatttCAGAGATTTGAACCTATGAATGTTGGGGGATGGTATTCCAATTTAGTTACCAACCATGTACACCTTGGAAGATTTCTTAAATCAAGTCAGCTTCATGATATTTGTAGAAGGACGAAATTCTGTTGCTCTTCATTCTTGTCTTCAGATGCTTTTGACGAGGTTTCTCCTGAAGGTTTGTGGGAGGTACATATTGTCAATTGCTGAATGTGGTGACTCTATACTTTACTCTTCAAGATGGAATATCCCTTTTAGCTTTATGTTTCGCTAATTTCTACTCTCCAACCTCAGGACCTTAAGCCTACTGTCTCCTATTTGTCACCTAAGGAACTGGAATTGGTGCATAATGCTCTAAAGGTGAGCTACCGTACCAGCCAAACTTagcataattttttatgtgTACAACTACTTAGGTGCGTCGGCCCTACATTTTCCCCCCTTTGCTTGGGTATAGCTTGCTTTCGAGGCTCATGATGGCCAGAAAAGACGTAGTGGAGAGCCCTTCATTATTCATCCAGTTGAGGTTGCCCGAATTCTTGGGGAGCTTGTAAGTTCTTTGTATCCTTTTTCAGGTAGAAAGAAAATTAGCTTGCAGTCTATGACTGAAAAGAGTGTTTTTATATGTTAGGAATTAGATTGGGAGACTATTGCTGCTGGATTGCTTCATGACACAGTTGAAGACACAGATGTTGTTACCtttgaaaaaatagaagaggAATTTGGTGCTACTGTTCGTCACATTGTTGAAGGAGAGACTAAGgtcctttaatttttcttttctttttgtcttacTATTGATGTTTGGGTCTTTACCCTCTTAGCATGTCATGGTCAATGACCTTCTTGATTGATCTTCACTGTCTTTCCATTTAGGTGTCTAAACTGGGTAAGTTGAAATGCAAGAATGAAGGCAATTCAGTACAAGATGTAAAAGCTGATGATCTGCGACAAATGTTTATAGCTATGACAGAAGAGGTGATATTTCTGTAATTACTGTTGTCTATGTCGTCATTCTTTCATGTagcttttcaaaaaataaagggAACTTTTGTTTCAGGTCCGTGTGATCATTGTCAAATTAGCAGATCGCTTGCATAACATGCGCACTCTTTCACACATGCCTCCTCATAAGCAGGTTGCTTATTATCTTTTAAGAGTATATGGTTGTTGACCTTTATTTGGTACTAGATTTAACACTTTTGCTTCATGTCCAGTCCAGCATTGCAAGGGAAACATTGCAGGTCTTTGCTCCTCTTGCTAAGTTGCTGGGTATGTACCAGATCAAGGTATGATCCGTTATTTCTcagttaatattattattctNGgtcctttaatttttcttttctttttgtcttacTATTGATGTTTGGGTCTTTACCCTCTTAGCATGTCATGGTCAATGACCTTCTTGATTGATCTTCACTGTCTTTCCATTTAGGTGTCTAAACTGGGTAAGTTGAAATGCAAGAATGAAGGCAATTCAGTACAAGATGTAAAAGCTGATGATCTGCGACAAATGTTTATAGCTATGACAGAAGAGGTGATATTTCTGTAATTACTGTTGTCTATGTCGTCATTCTTTCATGTagcttttcaaaaaataaagggAACTTTTGTTTCAGGTCCGTGTGATCATTGTCAAATTAGCAGATCGCTTGCATAACATGCGCACTCTTTCACACATGCCTCCTCATAAGCAGGTTGCTTATTATCTTTTAAGAGTATATGGTTGTTGACCTTTATTTGGTACTAGATTTAACACTTTTGCTTCATGTCCAGTCCAGCATTGCAAGGGAAACATTGCAGGTCTTTGCTCCTCTTGCTAAGTTGCTGGGTATGTACCAGATCAAGGTATGATCCGTTATTTCTcagttaatattattattcttattcttattatttgtgTTTTGCTTgtacctttttattttattttattttattttatttttgctgcaATTAGAACTTGTTGATGTTGGTTCCTAAGTTGTGTTTCTTTACCTCAGATtgcaaataattttataagcaGATGACATTTGTCTCTTTTACTTGATTTCCATAAAGTGCATTTCTTATCATATGATGCATTGCTctatcttttgaaattattttttatatcatgGCACCATGATAACGATTGCAGTCAGAGCTAGAAAACCTTTCTTTCATGTATACCAATCCTGAAGATTATTCCAAGGTCAAAAGAAGAGTTGCAGACCTTTCTAAAGAACACGAGAAAGAATTGATAGAGGTAATGCTGttatctttttcattaatttctcTTGTTATTTCAATTAGGCATCTtgttattttatcatttacaaACTAATGAACGTTCTATAGCAAGTAATAActaaatattactttttaaataactgATATTtcaacctttaaaaaaaattgaaggccACTCTTAATGGGAATGAGAATGAGACAAGATTGGGATCAACAATTGATTATCGATTTAAAGTAAATATGTGAGATCCATTACAGAAGTAGAGGTACAAGGAAGGTGtggaaaaaattaaaggacCTTGGTTCCATAAACTTAAGAatctaaaatcaaaatggaaaatgtCAACCTAAGCACAGTTCAATTGGTTAAGGCGTTACAACCCTAAACAAGAGGTTAGAAGTTTGAATCGCGCCCCTATATTGTTGAACTCAAGAAAAACATGGATATGCAATACTATACCTTTAGGATATTTCATTTGATGTAAGTCGGCCTACATGTCAAACaccaataatttattgaagAAAGATTGATTTCGTTTTTGATCCAATTCCTAACAGGTCAATGTAGCCAATGATAGATATGGTAATTGAAGTTCTTTCAGCATATGAAGGGATTGCATGGAATCTAGTTGATTTTGATAtactgttttgttttgttttcaagaAGTAGGAAATACCTAATTCTTTATTTCTGTCTCTCTCACAACTGTGGAACTAACAATCATTTGTCATTGAGGCGatatttaaatgaattctAAAAATGCTATCTTCCTTATAACTACAAGGTTTAAATTAACATACTTATTGTAggcaaagaaaattttgacgAAGAAGATTCAGGAAGATCAGTTCCTAGACCTTATGACTCTGAGAACTGAAGTTCGATCTGTATGTAAGGAGTCTTTCAGGTATAGCTTTGAATGCCTCCTTTGCAGTTTGCACTTTCTTCACTTGCACTCATCTTAAGGGTTGGGTTATACATATAGATAAGAAaaggtttctttttctcagACGAGTAGTTTCTCAGTGGTTTGTCTGTGCTGCAATGATACTTGAGTCCATAGATACGTTAGGCAATTAAGTTTCTGCTTGAAatttttctccttcacctcttTGCACACAGCAATCTTGCGTCCTGAATTTAAATTCAGAATTCTTATGGAATCTTAATGAATACATTGGCTATCATTTTGCAGCATCTATAAAGCTGTTCTCAAGTCTCAATGTTCAATCAGTGAGGTTAACCAGATTGCACAGGTTTGTTTTAAAATCCAATATTTCACATGACATTTGATGCAGGTTTCATGTCTTCTTGTTAATGATATAtgcatttctttttaaatatccaGCTTCGCATTATCATACAACCAAAGCCTTGCATTGGTGTTGGACCGTTCTGTAGCCTGCAGCAGGTAGTTTATTTTTGGTGTTACGAAATTCAATGATGTTGGTTATCCTGTAATTGCTGTAATACTTCAATAAACCATCGTTTTTGCGCTATTGTATTTTCTGTAGATTTGTTATCATGTTCTTGGGTTGGTACATGGAATATGGACCCCTATTCCTAGAGCTGTGAGTAAACTGCAACTTCTCTTATGGTTCTACACAAACCTGATTGTATATTGGTGAATACTGACCTGCTCTCTATAACAGATGAAAGATTATATAGCAACTCCAAAACCTAATGGTTATCAAAGTCTTCACACAACTGTAATCCCATTCCTTTATGAGAGTATGTTCCGGCTAGAAGTTCaggtatttaaatattctagTTTTAGCACGTAGTATCAATTGGTTTTTCACATCTGAACTGCATTTAGGGAAGTTATTTTTTGAGCTTACCTCTCTTTGCTAAAacttttactttaaaaaacatttgattgcttaatctatcatttttagttgGTGGTTGCATATCGAGgttcataaaaataatggtTATTTTGGCAGATCAGAACAGAGGAGATGGACCTAATAGCTGAAAGAGGCATTGCTGCTCACTATTGTGGGGGTGGGCTTGTAACTAGCCCAGTTAGAAGTTCTATGCCCAATTCTAGAAGTTCAAGAAGGAAAGCTGTCTGTCTCAGTGATGCAAACATTGCACTCAGGGTATTTATTTACCTTTCCTGGTTGTAGACTTTTCAAGGTGTTAAGATGAGCCTTTTGAGGAACTAGTCTGGATTTGTTAATTTCATGGATGAAGCCTTTGATTTCTTCCAGATTGGCTGGCTCAATGCTATAAGAGAATGGCAAGAGGAGTTTGTTGGTAACATGAGCTCAAGAGAATTTGTGGATACTGTAACCAGAGATTTATTAGGCAGTCGGGTCTTTGTTTTTACGCCAAGAGGAGAGGTATAAATGGCTAACATCAGAACATTTTCTATGTCATGCTTATTAAGTTTGTAACTATAACTGGCCTTAAACATCTACATCTGCAGATTAAAAATCTACCTAAAGGTGCTACTGTGATTGACTATTCATACATGATACACACAGAAATTGGTAACACGATGGTAGCTGCAAAGGTAATGTTTCAAGTGTTGACTGGAAGATTGCCTTTCCATATGTCTCATAACAGATGGATTATGCCTGTGTTTCTTGATCGACTGGATATTGACCTTCCATGTGTGACTTTGGCATTGTAGGTGAATGGTAACCTCGTTTCTCCTACGCATGTTCTTGCTAATGCAGAAGTTGTAGAGATAATCACATATAATGTAAGTTGCAATTTTGAGTTATATTACTAATGACAATTGGAAGCTTTTCCTATCTCTTTAGCTTTTGGTTAATCCCTGCCTTTTCTCTGATTGAATTAATTTACTCTAAAAGACATccacaagaaagaaaaggtaaacaaaaaatataagtaaaaaatatatacaagtTTAGTGCGTAAAACAGCTGCTTtctgttttttcctttctgcATATGCCTAGAGTATGCTGATATTTGGCGTCCTTAGATAAAGCAATTGCTgcttaagaaaatataatattctttaatcTCACCTGGAGCACTAATAAGATATCAAAAGTGAAATCTGAAAACTCATTAGGACATACTTGCAATGTCAAAATATACTGTATTTGACTCTGGATTTTGACTTAGGGTATGATGTATAGATGTGCATGTGCTTGCCTTCCAAAGCTAAAACTTGTCGTCTCATGACTACAATCactactaaaaaatttatcatcTCGTGCCTACAATCActacataaaatttttatcatCTTGGGTCTACAATCACTGCATAAAGTCTTCTAATCTATAGAAACTGATACAAGAGCTCAGAAGAGTGACGAACATTTTCAAATGTGTTCTGGGAAAGTTACACGAAATATTTTCCCTGAAAAGaatatgaagttttaaattctaGTACAGTCATGATCATGCATTAAGCTTCCTTCAAGCAGCATGATGTGTTCTGTCAATCGGACAGTTTACCATctgtttttttcccttcatttGGTTAAGTTTGATCGTTCGGGCAgtcttttcaaatattttaatttcatttatttatttgatgttAGTTTTATCAAGGTCAGGTATTACATGTTTGAACCAATAGGTGGTTTTCTGGATATTCACTCAAAGTAAGTAAAAATAGTGATAGTAGGGGAGGAAGTGAAAAGCGAAATTTGCACCATTTGGCATTATGGAACTcatggagaaagagaagttaacttgaaagagaaatttgCACCATTTGGCATTATGGAACTcatggagaaagagaagttaacttgaaagagaaatttgCACCACTAGGTAATAATGCAAAATGCCCAGGAGTTTAGAGAAATTAACTTGAAAGTGGTGTTTTGCTCCTTTTTCTGGAACTCATGGAGTCTGCAGATGCAGTAGGGGactttttaattagttttcgAGCTTGCATTAGTTTACTGTATGTCCAGTATGTGTAGATTCTTGATAAGATACGTATATGGACATTTCCAAACTTCATCCCACCATTTTTCAACTTCaccattttagttttaaactTCTGATGAACAGGTGTCATGATTGgccatttttctttgtttgcaGGCACTTTCTGGAAAATCAGCTTATCAACGGCATAAACAATGGTTGCAACATGCAAAAACACGAAGTGCTAGACACAAGATTATGAAGGTATGGTCGGTCATAATGAATTATACCTTATGGATAtattgcttttgcttttgttctcttttgcCCATCACAACGAATGGAATGCCAGAGTCTTCAACAAGGTGTTTGAAGCCATTTTTTAACATACGATATTTGTCTTTATTTTGATGTAAACATGATTGAATTACTCTTTAACCACACTTATTGGAGAAGTTTTTTTCAACTTCATTAGGATAggacttattattattattattattattattattattattttctctggTAACATTTCATaccatcaatgaaattgttctgaataataaaaaaaaacaacaatctCATTCTTTTTGCAGTTTTTAAGGGAACAAGCTTCACTGTCGGCTGCTGAAATAACAGCAGATACCATTACTGACTTCATTGCTGATTCCGATGAGGAAAGTGAGACAGAAGAACCGCCAGTTGTCTCCACTATAAAAAAGCCTCTCTGGGAGAAAATTTTGGATATGGTGGATATTTCATCCACTCGGAAAAACATTAAAGACAACTCTCAGTCAAAAAATAACAAGGTGTCTGTTCCCAGAGTGAACGGCAAACATAACCACTATGTAAATGTAAAGTTGAAAGCAGAAGGAGATATATTATCGATGGGTAATGGGGTTGCCAGGATTATTCAACCATTATACAGGGAAGTCTTGCCTGGTTTGGATAGTTGGCTAATCAGCAAGGTTACCTCTTGGCACAGTCTTGAAGGGCATTCTATTCAATGGCTTTGTGTTGTTTGCATAGATCGAAAAGGTAAGTCAGTCACATTAAGCTCCCTACTGTATCATAAGGTATAAATAGTATGTGATTGTTGGATATCCAGAATGCTTTCAAAGATATTTCTTCTGGCGCAAGGCTTTTGTTGGGGAATTGATTAACAAAAACTCTGTAAAGTACTAAGTGTAGTAGAGCTATAATTTCAGGCATAATGGGCGAGGTTACAACAGAATTGGCAGCAGCAGGCATCACTGTTTGTTCCTGCGTGGTGAGTGTCCATTTTTGTTCCTGCATGTTTCTTGAACGTCATCTCCTTATTCTTAGCTCTATCCTCATCTAAGTAGCTGTCATTATGAATAAAATGGTCAGGCCGAGATGGATAGAGGAAGAGGATTAGCCGTCATGTTGTTTCATGTTGAAGGGAACCTGGACAGTATGGTAATGCATAACATCAACTTTCTCTTGGTTTCTTGCATCTGTTATGCGCTCACACAAACCTCTGTTTATGGTCGAACCGATCGCTCATCTTCCGAACTCTGACAACATAACTATTGTTCTCAGGTCAATGCGTGCGCAAGGGTCGACACAATCTTGGGTGTCTTGGGATGGTCGACGGGGTGCAGCTGGCCAAACACAGTGGAAAACCAAAAATTTCTCGAGTGCTGATCGATACGGACTTCCTCAAGGGAGGAATGGGTAATTCCAAAAACACCTATGAGGAAACTACTTGATTGGAGAAATGGAGGCTTgagtttaaaagttttgttccTGAGGAAACGAAAATtccataatatttttatggtAGAATTTTGGTAGTTAGTATCATGATGTggaaaaaaccaaataaagtTGGTAATGAATGAGTTTTAGTATGTGGATTCAGGGCAGTGTGTATACAAACAGGAGTGAATAGGTAAAGGCTGGCATTATACTCTGTAAAGATACCATTGAGGATAGAATAACAAATTTTACCCACAATTCTTCAGGTCTCCTACTAAGCGTTTGTatacattttcaaacataAGCAGATGCTACGCATTGCAGGTTGGAAATtgtttgtattgtttttatttctaacTTCTAAATGTTTTTGATTCTCAATTCTAGGTAAGTTTCAGATTTAATCGTGGTTAACATTTTTAACATAGAAAAGGTATTTTacattttggaaaattttggaaaaactCGTGTTGTATCAATTAAAActccaaatttatattttttattagtgtCCATCTGGTTCTAATCACTCATGAGTAGAATTATTATTCTCCAAAATTTTGCCGAAAGTagtaagaaaattataatgtaattttttaaaataagagtatattgaaaaaatatttattatctatttgtgTGTTACATTTTTTCTCGAATATATATGAGTTCTTTTACTTAAAGAAGTTTTATAAGCgtgtgaaaattatttatcgtagttttcttatgttttctcaaatttataataattatttcattaaatatagaattgtTTAGGATAAACCAagtaaaaagttaattttctACTCAATTATGTTGAAATGTCATtaatcattaatatatatgagaaaaattttaagattttctcattttctcacTTGGAACGGAAAGATTGTgggtatatttttatacataaAAGTATTGTGGGTGAAATTTGACCTAACAAATAAGGTCAAAGACCAtaagaaaatggagaaaaaaatgcTTAAGATGAAAGTACTCTCAAATAAATTCGtcatttttctctaattttaagCACCAAAACTGGTAATTGATCGATAACACAGGTAGGGGTCAAGCTTAATTTTTCTTAGATCAAATTATGCATCAACCacactaaaattaaaatgtaaaaatttctaaatatatttttcgtGCTAGTAACCTTTTATTAGCTATTTGTGGCTATCTAAACTAACACCTCATCTATGACGTTGATGGTCGTGTCATcaatatctaattaattaatgattagaTCAAAATCATCACCAAATTAACCCAATACTTTAAGGAAGATATAAATTAAGTTTTGCAATTCATTACGGCTCCTTTTAACTAAAGCTTAAAGCTAAGTTGCAACTTGGATTctcttatataaaaaaaaaacaataaaaaaacatgtcaaaGCGATGACATTAAACTCAACCAAatggcggcggcggagaattaaaatttcttttaaaagttgatattttaaattaaaatat is part of the Cucurbita pepo subsp. pepo cultivar mu-cu-16 chromosome LG03, ASM280686v2, whole genome shotgun sequence genome and encodes:
- the LOC111790029 gene encoding putative GTP diphosphokinase RSH1, chloroplastic isoform X3, with amino-acid sequence MRFSSSTRDDIRSFDVRYVSLGCVNICKFSKGEGGGRYDCSVLSCAWKAPRVLTGFLASTTHSRQCSSFLYSRNGKRSRINSRFEPMNVGGWYSNLVTNHVHLGRFLKSSQLHDICRRTKFCCSSFLSSDAFDEVSPEGLWEDLKPTVSYLSPKELELVHNALKLAFEAHDGQKRRSGEPFIIHPVEVARILGELELDWETIAAGLLHDTVEDTDVVTFEKIEEEFGATVRHIVEGETKVSKLGKLKCKNEGNSVQDVKADDLRQMFIAMTEEVRVIIVKLADRLHNMRTLSHMPPHKQSSIARETLQVFAPLAKLLGMYQIKSELENLSFMYTNPEDYSKVKRRVADLSKEHEKELIEAKKILTKKIQEDQFLDLMTLRTEVRSVCKESFSIYKAVLKSQCSISEVNQIAQLRIIIQPKPCIGVGPFCSLQQICYHVLGLVHGIWTPIPRAMKDYIATPKPNGYQSLHTTVIPFLYESMFRLEVQIRTEEMDLIAERGIAAHYCGGGLVTSPVRSSMPNSRSSRRKAVCLSDANIALRIGWLNAIREWQEEFVGNMSSREFVDTVTRDLLGSRVFVFTPRGEIKNLPKGATVIDYSYMIHTEIGNTMVAAKVNGNLVSPTHVLANAEVVEIITYNALSGKSAYQRHKQWLQHAKTRSARHKIMKFLREQASLSAAEITADTITDFIADSDEESETEEPPVVSTIKKPLWEKILDMVDISSTRKNIKDNSQSKNNKVSVPRVNGKHNHYVNVKLKAEGDILSMGNGVARIIQPLYREVLPGLDSWLISKVTSWHSLEGHSIQWLCVVCIDRKGIMGEVTTELAAAGITVCSCVAEMDRGRGLAVMLFHVEGNLDSMVNACARVDTILGVLGWSTGCSWPNTVENQKFLEC
- the LOC111790029 gene encoding putative GTP diphosphokinase RSH1, chloroplastic isoform X1; its protein translation is MTSAPSMSVSLGCVNICKFSKGEGGGRYDCSVLSCAWKAPRVLTGFLASTTHSRQCSSFLYSRNGKRSRINSRFEPMNVGGWYSNLVTNHVHLGRFLKSSQLHDICRRTKFCCSSFLSSDAFDEVSPEGLWEDLKPTVSYLSPKELELVHNALKLAFEAHDGQKRRSGEPFIIHPVEVARILGELELDWETIAAGLLHDTVEDTDVVTFEKIEEEFGATVRHIVEGETKVSKLGKLKCKNEGNSVQDVKADDLRQMFIAMTEEVRVIIVKLADRLHNMRTLSHMPPHKQSSIARETLQVFAPLAKLLGMYQIKSELENLSFMYTNPEDYSKVKRRVADLSKEHEKELIEAKKILTKKIQEDQFLDLMTLRTEVRSVCKESFSIYKAVLKSQCSISEVNQIAQLRIIIQPKPCIGVGPFCSLQQICYHVLGLVHGIWTPIPRAMKDYIATPKPNGYQSLHTTVIPFLYESMFRLEVQIRTEEMDLIAERGIAAHYCGGGLVTSPVRSSMPNSRSSRRKAVCLSDANIALRIGWLNAIREWQEEFVGNMSSREFVDTVTRDLLGSRVFVFTPRGEIKNLPKGATVIDYSYMIHTEIGNTMVAAKVNGNLVSPTHVLANAEVVEIITYNALSGKSAYQRHKQWLQHAKTRSARHKIMKFLREQASLSAAEITADTITDFIADSDEESETEEPPVVSTIKKPLWEKILDMVDISSTRKNIKDNSQSKNNKVSVPRVNGKHNHYVNVKLKAEGDILSMGNGVARIIQPLYREVLPGLDSWLISKVTSWHSLEGHSIQWLCVVCIDRKGIMGEVTTELAAAGITVCSCVAEMDRGRGLAVMLFHVEGNLDSMVNACARVDTILGVLGWSTGCSWPNTVENQKFLEC
- the LOC111790029 gene encoding putative GTP diphosphokinase RSH1, chloroplastic isoform X2; amino-acid sequence: MTSAPSMSGCVNICKFSKGEGGGRYDCSVLSCAWKAPRVLTGFLASTTHSRQCSSFLYSRNGKRSRINSRFEPMNVGGWYSNLVTNHVHLGRFLKSSQLHDICRRTKFCCSSFLSSDAFDEVSPEGLWEDLKPTVSYLSPKELELVHNALKLAFEAHDGQKRRSGEPFIIHPVEVARILGELELDWETIAAGLLHDTVEDTDVVTFEKIEEEFGATVRHIVEGETKVSKLGKLKCKNEGNSVQDVKADDLRQMFIAMTEEVRVIIVKLADRLHNMRTLSHMPPHKQSSIARETLQVFAPLAKLLGMYQIKSELENLSFMYTNPEDYSKVKRRVADLSKEHEKELIEAKKILTKKIQEDQFLDLMTLRTEVRSVCKESFSIYKAVLKSQCSISEVNQIAQLRIIIQPKPCIGVGPFCSLQQICYHVLGLVHGIWTPIPRAMKDYIATPKPNGYQSLHTTVIPFLYESMFRLEVQIRTEEMDLIAERGIAAHYCGGGLVTSPVRSSMPNSRSSRRKAVCLSDANIALRIGWLNAIREWQEEFVGNMSSREFVDTVTRDLLGSRVFVFTPRGEIKNLPKGATVIDYSYMIHTEIGNTMVAAKVNGNLVSPTHVLANAEVVEIITYNALSGKSAYQRHKQWLQHAKTRSARHKIMKFLREQASLSAAEITADTITDFIADSDEESETEEPPVVSTIKKPLWEKILDMVDISSTRKNIKDNSQSKNNKVSVPRVNGKHNHYVNVKLKAEGDILSMGNGVARIIQPLYREVLPGLDSWLISKVTSWHSLEGHSIQWLCVVCIDRKGIMGEVTTELAAAGITVCSCVAEMDRGRGLAVMLFHVEGNLDSMVNACARVDTILGVLGWSTGCSWPNTVENQKFLEC